A single region of the Winslowiella toletana genome encodes:
- the pspF gene encoding phage shock protein operon transcriptional activator: MSEQTENLLGESNNFLEVLEQVSRLAPLNKPVLVIGERGTGKELIASRLHYLSDRWQGPFISLNCAALNENLLDSELFGHEAGAFTGAQKRHLGRFERADGGTLFLDELATAPMLVQEKLLRVIEYGQLERVGGSQPLQVSVRLVCATNDDLPALARAGKFRADLLDRLAFDVVQLPPLRERRSDILVMANHFAIQMCRELGLPLFPGFTPAAQRVLLDYHWPGNVRELKNVVERSVYRHSTVDEQLDTIIINPFSRAAATEVAQPPESPYPDLPLDLRQWQNQQEQALLEKSLQQARFNQRRAAELLGVTYHQLRAMMKKHGVRVTEETEE, translated from the coding sequence ATGAGCGAACAGACTGAAAACCTGCTGGGCGAGTCGAATAACTTTCTCGAAGTATTAGAGCAGGTTTCACGGCTGGCTCCGCTAAATAAACCGGTACTGGTAATCGGTGAACGCGGCACCGGTAAAGAACTGATTGCCAGCCGCCTGCACTACCTTTCCGACCGCTGGCAAGGACCATTTATCTCGCTTAACTGTGCCGCGTTGAACGAAAATCTGCTCGATTCTGAGCTGTTTGGTCATGAAGCGGGGGCCTTTACCGGCGCGCAAAAGCGCCATCTCGGCCGCTTTGAACGCGCCGATGGCGGCACGCTGTTCCTCGACGAGCTGGCCACCGCTCCGATGCTGGTACAGGAAAAATTGCTGAGGGTCATTGAGTACGGCCAGCTGGAACGCGTCGGCGGCAGCCAGCCGCTGCAGGTCAGCGTACGCCTGGTCTGTGCGACCAATGATGATCTACCGGCGCTGGCGCGCGCAGGCAAATTCCGCGCCGACCTGCTGGACCGCCTGGCATTTGATGTGGTGCAGCTGCCGCCGCTGCGCGAGCGCCGCAGCGACATCCTGGTGATGGCCAACCATTTTGCCATTCAGATGTGTCGCGAGCTCGGCTTGCCGCTGTTTCCTGGCTTCACGCCAGCGGCGCAACGCGTACTGCTGGATTATCACTGGCCCGGTAACGTTCGCGAGCTGAAAAACGTCGTCGAGCGCTCGGTATATCGCCACAGCACCGTCGACGAACAGCTGGATACCATTATTATTAATCCGTTCAGCCGTGCAGCCGCAACGGAAGTTGCGCAACCGCCTGAATCCCCGTATCCCGATCTGCCGCTTGATTTACGCCAGTGGCAGAATCAGCAGGAGCAAGCGCTGCTGGAAAAGAGCCTGCAACAGGCGCGCTTTAATCAACGACGTGCCGCAGAGTTATTAGGCGTTACCTATCACCAACTGCGCGCAATGATGAAAAAGCATGGGGTGCGAGTGACGGAAGAAACTGAAGAGTGA
- a CDS encoding DNA-binding protein translates to MTAEQVKSLFRQRGVTFTRWAEENGYSRNEVYRVLNGFTKARYGKSHGIAVKLDLKPDSNAA, encoded by the coding sequence ATGACTGCAGAGCAAGTCAAATCACTCTTCCGCCAGCGCGGGGTCACTTTCACCCGCTGGGCAGAAGAAAACGGCTACAGCCGCAATGAGGTTTACCGTGTTCTTAACGGTTTCACCAAAGCCCGCTACGGCAAATCCCACGGAATTGCAGTGAAGCTGGATCTGAAACCAGATTCGAATGCGGCCTAA
- a CDS encoding helix-turn-helix domain-containing protein, whose protein sequence is MSKANVSSSGSRILRVLKALRGHALNGVSNGELASALGESPANINRALNTLIEEGLALKLDNGHFAPGVQLLQIAMAHSTEMARAQDRINEINQRVIAGSR, encoded by the coding sequence ATGAGCAAGGCAAATGTATCCAGTTCTGGCTCACGCATTCTGCGCGTTCTTAAAGCTCTGCGCGGTCACGCTCTCAACGGTGTTTCTAACGGTGAACTGGCATCAGCTCTGGGCGAGTCCCCGGCGAATATCAATCGGGCGCTCAATACCCTTATCGAAGAGGGTTTGGCTCTAAAACTGGATAACGGGCATTTTGCCCCTGGAGTCCAGCTATTACAAATCGCCATGGCGCACAGTACCGAGATGGCACGGGCGCAGGATCGTATCAATGAAATTAACCAGCGTGTTATAGCTGGCAGTCGCTAA
- the sapA gene encoding ABC transporter substrate-binding protein SapA — MPKIFSTLLLGLSVLSSAAWSATPGDIRQSGFVYCVSGVMNTFNPQLASSGLAVDTLAAQLYDRLLDVDPYTYRLIPELAESWEVLDNGATYRFHLRPNVPFQTTSWFTPTRMMNADDVVFSFARMFDRKHPWHNVGGGNYPYFDSLQFSDAVQSVKKLDKDTVEIRLNSPDASFLWHLATHYAPVLSAEYADNLTKINRQELLDRQPVGTGPFMLNEYRAGQFIRLARNPLYWKGVPRMPQVVVDMGAGGMGRLSKLLTGECDVLAYPAASQLSILRDDPRLRLTLRPGMNIAYLAFNTRKAPLDRREVRQALALAINNERLMESIYYGTAETAASILPRASWAYDNDARITEYNPQKARDELKRLGLENLHLKLWVPSASQSWNPSPLKTAELIQADMAQIGVRVTIVQVEGRFQEARLMEMNHDLTLTGWATDSNDPDSFFRPLLSCAAINSQTNFAHWCNPAFDEVLHKALLSQQLATRIDRYDEAQNILAQELPVLPLASSLRLQAYRHDIKGLVLSPFGNASFAGVHRDEARDLKQ; from the coding sequence ATGCCAAAAATATTCTCCACCCTGCTTCTCGGACTCAGCGTGTTAAGCAGCGCTGCCTGGTCGGCAACGCCCGGCGATATTCGCCAGAGCGGTTTTGTCTATTGCGTCAGCGGCGTGATGAACACTTTTAACCCACAGCTGGCAAGTAGCGGGCTGGCCGTCGATACGCTGGCAGCGCAGCTTTACGATCGCCTGCTGGACGTCGATCCTTATACTTATCGCCTGATCCCGGAGCTGGCGGAGAGCTGGGAAGTGCTGGATAACGGTGCCACCTATCGTTTTCATTTACGCCCTAACGTGCCATTCCAGACCACCAGCTGGTTCACACCGACACGCATGATGAATGCCGACGATGTGGTATTCAGTTTTGCCCGGATGTTTGACCGCAAGCATCCCTGGCATAACGTTGGTGGCGGCAACTATCCCTATTTTGACAGTCTGCAATTCTCCGATGCGGTACAAAGCGTTAAAAAACTCGATAAAGATACCGTTGAAATTCGCCTGAACAGCCCGGACGCCTCTTTTCTCTGGCATCTGGCCACCCACTATGCGCCGGTGCTCTCAGCGGAGTACGCCGACAACCTGACAAAAATTAATCGTCAGGAACTGCTGGATCGCCAGCCGGTTGGCACCGGGCCATTTATGCTGAATGAGTACCGCGCCGGGCAATTTATTCGTCTGGCTCGTAATCCGCTCTACTGGAAAGGCGTACCACGCATGCCGCAGGTGGTAGTCGATATGGGAGCCGGAGGCATGGGCCGGCTGTCGAAACTGCTAACCGGTGAGTGTGATGTGCTGGCCTATCCGGCCGCCAGCCAGTTATCGATACTGCGCGACGACCCGCGCCTGCGCCTTACCTTGCGCCCGGGCATGAATATCGCCTATCTGGCCTTTAATACCCGTAAAGCACCGCTGGATCGCCGCGAGGTTCGACAGGCGCTGGCACTGGCGATTAATAATGAGCGCCTGATGGAGTCGATTTACTACGGTACGGCAGAAACTGCCGCTTCTATTTTGCCGCGCGCCTCCTGGGCTTATGATAATGATGCACGCATCACAGAATATAATCCGCAGAAAGCGCGCGATGAGCTGAAACGACTCGGGCTGGAAAATCTGCACCTGAAACTCTGGGTGCCCTCGGCTTCCCAGTCGTGGAACCCCAGCCCGCTGAAAACCGCCGAGCTGATCCAGGCAGATATGGCACAGATCGGGGTACGCGTCACCATTGTCCAGGTTGAAGGCCGCTTCCAGGAGGCGCGTTTAATGGAAATGAATCACGATCTGACGCTAACCGGCTGGGCGACTGACAGTAACGACCCGGACAGTTTTTTCCGGCCGCTGTTAAGCTGCGCCGCAATTAATTCTCAAACCAATTTTGCCCACTGGTGCAACCCGGCATTCGATGAAGTACTGCATAAGGCGTTGTTGTCACAACAGTTGGCTACCCGCATCGATCGCTATGACGAAGCGCAGAATATTCTGGCGCAGGAGCTGCCGGTGCTGCCGCTGGCTTCATCGCTACGGCTGCAAGCCTATCGCCACGATATTAAAGGATTGGTGTTAAGTCCGTTTGGCAATGCTTCCTTTGCCGGCGTACACCGTGATGAAGCCAGGGATCTGAAGCAATGA
- the sapB gene encoding putrescine export ABC transporter permease SapB, which produces MIIYTLRRLVLLLTTLFMLTLVGFSLSYFTPNAPLQGASLLDAWLFWFKGILQLDFGVSSINGQSINLQLREVFPATLELCLMAFSLALLVGIPLGIMAGVMRNKWQDKLISALALLGFSMPVFWLALLLTLFFSLHLGWLPVSGRFDLLYQVKTVTGFALIDAWLSDSPWREEMLLSAFTHMILPVTALAVAPTTEVVRLLRISTSDVIDKNYIKAAATRGLSRFAVIRRHVIHNALPPVIPRLGLQFATMLTLAMITEVVFSWPGLGRWLINAIRQQDYAAISAGVMVVGGMVITVNVLSDILGAMTNPLKHKEWYALR; this is translated from the coding sequence ATGATTATTTATACGCTGCGCCGCCTGGTGCTGTTGCTGACCACGCTATTTATGCTGACGCTGGTCGGTTTCAGCCTGAGCTACTTTACGCCGAATGCACCGTTACAGGGAGCATCGCTGCTGGATGCCTGGCTGTTCTGGTTTAAAGGCATCCTGCAGCTTGATTTCGGCGTCTCCAGCATCAACGGTCAGTCAATCAATCTGCAACTGCGCGAGGTCTTCCCCGCCACGCTGGAACTCTGCCTGATGGCCTTCAGCCTGGCGCTGCTGGTCGGTATTCCGTTGGGAATTATGGCCGGTGTGATGCGCAATAAATGGCAGGATAAACTGATCAGCGCGCTGGCATTGCTCGGCTTTTCAATGCCGGTATTCTGGCTGGCGCTACTGCTGACGCTGTTTTTTTCACTCCACCTCGGCTGGCTGCCGGTATCCGGTCGTTTCGATCTGTTGTATCAGGTCAAAACCGTCACTGGTTTTGCCTTAATTGATGCCTGGCTCAGCGACTCACCGTGGCGTGAGGAAATGTTACTTAGTGCCTTCACCCATATGATTCTACCGGTAACCGCTCTGGCGGTGGCACCCACTACCGAGGTCGTTCGCCTGCTGCGCATCAGTACCAGCGATGTTATCGACAAAAACTATATCAAAGCCGCAGCCACCCGTGGTCTGTCGCGTTTTGCCGTAATCCGCCGTCATGTGATACATAACGCATTGCCGCCGGTGATCCCGCGTCTTGGCTTACAATTTGCCACTATGCTGACGCTGGCAATGATCACCGAAGTGGTATTCAGCTGGCCGGGATTAGGCCGCTGGCTGATTAACGCCATTCGCCAGCAGGATTATGCAGCGATTTCCGCCGGTGTGATGGTGGTGGGCGGGATGGTCATTACAGTCAACGTACTGTCCGATATTTTAGGCGCCATGACCAATCCGTTAAAGCATAAAGAGTGGTATGCCCTTCGATAG
- a CDS encoding flavin reductase family protein, which yields MNKFIAPVELSKAFRLINHGPTTLVSARHAGVDNVMSASWVCALDYSPPKLTVVLDKMAKTRELIEKTGQFVIQVPTVAQLKLTHYAGTHSLHDDPDKMAHADAMVFSIPGNDLPFIEGCSGWLACKVIPELHNQQSHDLFIAEITGAWADTRIFSEGHWKFEHADPAWRSLHYIAGGHFYATGEAMDIGGEEMP from the coding sequence ATGAATAAATTTATTGCTCCCGTTGAGCTTTCTAAAGCATTTCGTCTGATCAATCACGGACCGACAACGCTGGTCTCAGCGCGACATGCAGGCGTTGATAACGTCATGTCCGCGTCATGGGTATGCGCACTGGATTATTCACCACCGAAGTTAACCGTTGTGCTGGATAAGATGGCGAAAACACGCGAACTAATCGAAAAAACTGGGCAGTTTGTTATTCAGGTGCCAACGGTTGCTCAGCTTAAGCTTACCCACTATGCCGGAACACATAGCCTGCATGATGATCCGGACAAAATGGCACATGCCGACGCCATGGTTTTTAGCATACCAGGCAACGATTTACCTTTTATTGAAGGCTGCTCAGGCTGGCTGGCCTGCAAGGTGATCCCTGAATTACATAATCAGCAGAGCCATGATCTGTTTATTGCTGAAATAACCGGCGCATGGGCCGATACACGGATTTTTAGTGAAGGACACTGGAAATTCGAACATGCCGATCCTGCCTGGCGAAGCCTGCACTACATTGCAGGCGGACATTTTTACGCAACAGGGGAAGCAATGGATATCGGCGGAGAAGAAATGCCCTGA
- a CDS encoding fatty acid desaturase family protein: MSNADFTVEKISLTNLPSRSSDVTFMLKFFIYISVIGIAIFFAMNDSLWIKSVGVFLMGAIFAHGVELQHQVLHAQGIKNRKGNEIIGILLGLPMLVSYADYKYSHLNHHKFLGTPQNKEYFDYGDQYGTLSFMTIWALVSRLFMIPQYYAFIKKAFIALTFQDYEDTTPKVSKQIRRDYLVMISFMTVLATLSYLYGWEIIATFWLIPFVVIASPIHALIEMPEHYQCNTESTHQYSNTRTIKSNAFMTWFTNGNNFHVEHHMMPGLPIDRLHDLHAKISGKYEHYSPTYRAFYMGVLKKMLRKESNE, encoded by the coding sequence TTGAGTAATGCAGATTTTACCGTCGAGAAAATCAGCCTCACTAACCTGCCCAGCAGATCCAGCGACGTCACGTTTATGTTGAAATTCTTTATCTATATCTCAGTTATTGGCATAGCAATCTTTTTCGCCATGAATGATTCATTATGGATTAAGTCTGTTGGCGTGTTTTTAATGGGTGCCATCTTCGCGCATGGGGTTGAATTACAGCACCAGGTCTTGCACGCCCAGGGAATAAAAAACAGAAAAGGAAACGAAATTATTGGTATCTTGCTGGGTCTTCCCATGCTGGTCTCGTATGCTGATTATAAGTATAGTCATCTGAATCATCATAAGTTTTTAGGAACGCCACAAAACAAAGAATACTTTGATTACGGTGACCAATATGGCACGCTTAGTTTCATGACGATCTGGGCTTTAGTTTCACGTCTTTTTATGATCCCCCAGTACTATGCATTTATTAAAAAGGCTTTCATCGCCCTTACCTTTCAGGATTATGAGGACACCACGCCAAAAGTTTCTAAACAGATTCGCAGAGACTATCTGGTGATGATTTCGTTTATGACTGTGCTGGCTACACTGTCATATCTTTACGGATGGGAGATCATCGCGACATTTTGGCTGATACCTTTTGTTGTTATTGCATCACCTATACACGCACTTATCGAAATGCCAGAACATTATCAATGTAATACCGAAAGTACACATCAATACTCAAATACACGAACCATTAAAAGCAATGCATTTATGACATGGTTTACTAATGGGAATAACTTTCATGTTGAGCATCACATGATGCCCGGCCTGCCGATCGACCGCCTGCATGATTTACATGCAAAAATTAGCGGTAAGTATGAACATTACAGTCCAACCTATCGAGCCTTCTATATGGGGGTTCTGAAAAAAATGTTAAGGAAAGAAAGTAATGAATAA
- a CDS encoding pyridoxamine 5'-phosphate oxidase family protein yields the protein MNNEFYLQEARYFQDRFNSRGLADQLEKTRRHNEFLESDREIIRKSPMFFLATSSPDGYPDCSVKGGNPGFVKIVNSSTLIFPDYDGNGMYRSLGNIASNPNIGMLFLEYEGGRRKLRINGQASVSEEPDILINLPGAKLAVIVKVRDIFPNCPRYVPLLEVKQSSAYNPDYGYAPPEPDWKSKDDLKDFVPKKE from the coding sequence ATGAATAATGAGTTCTATCTGCAAGAAGCACGTTACTTTCAGGACAGATTTAACAGCAGAGGATTAGCTGACCAGCTGGAAAAAACCAGAAGACATAACGAGTTTCTCGAATCAGATCGAGAGATAATTCGAAAGTCACCCATGTTCTTTTTAGCCACGTCATCTCCGGATGGCTACCCGGATTGTTCTGTGAAAGGGGGAAATCCAGGTTTTGTAAAAATAGTAAATTCTTCCACCTTAATCTTTCCTGATTATGACGGAAACGGAATGTACAGAAGCTTAGGTAACATAGCCTCTAATCCTAATATAGGAATGTTATTTCTTGAGTATGAAGGTGGGCGAAGAAAATTAAGAATTAACGGTCAGGCTTCTGTAAGTGAAGAACCGGATATCTTAATAAATTTACCGGGCGCAAAATTAGCCGTTATTGTTAAAGTCAGGGATATTTTCCCTAACTGCCCCAGATATGTTCCGCTACTGGAAGTGAAGCAAAGCTCGGCATATAACCCAGATTATGGTTATGCCCCCCCGGAACCCGACTGGAAAAGTAAAGATGATCTCAAAGATTTTGTGCCAAAAAAGGAGTGA
- a CDS encoding iron-containing redox enzyme family protein, with the protein MNSKKQLAKGIDVSDTTLEEQKTLNSFYLREIGQPANFRESPDLSEYFFIEEIEDRWNAYEASRLAMQDYPTNAEDFLSWYNKLHMAHRKIVAPFFTRLAEHSTLEELTFYIAMENEVDGRFDDVISLAQLGMTGDMKLALAENYWDEMGMGSLEEMHTVLFTASAEKLRGIAGLSSEKIQVPSAALKNGNLLLMYALRRKYHPRLLGTLAILEHTAPYRFAKTVQAMRRLGIPEDVIYYHDMHIQVDANHGKQLIERVLMTLAKDNPDIIPELCIGCLVRYNVAVDYYNSVEAEMDKITLQKEKEY; encoded by the coding sequence ATGAATTCCAAAAAACAACTTGCAAAAGGGATTGACGTTTCCGATACAACGCTTGAAGAACAAAAAACATTAAATTCATTCTATCTGCGAGAAATCGGACAGCCTGCAAATTTCAGGGAGAGTCCAGATTTAAGTGAGTATTTCTTCATCGAAGAAATCGAGGACAGATGGAATGCATATGAAGCATCCAGATTGGCAATGCAGGATTACCCCACCAATGCGGAAGATTTTCTAAGCTGGTACAACAAATTGCATATGGCGCACAGAAAAATCGTGGCCCCCTTTTTCACACGGCTGGCTGAGCATTCAACACTTGAAGAGCTGACATTTTATATTGCGATGGAAAATGAGGTAGATGGACGATTTGACGATGTGATTTCTCTTGCTCAACTTGGTATGACCGGCGATATGAAACTGGCTCTCGCCGAAAATTATTGGGATGAGATGGGGATGGGCAGCCTGGAAGAGATGCACACGGTTTTGTTTACCGCCTCAGCAGAAAAGCTGCGTGGGATTGCCGGATTATCCTCAGAAAAAATTCAGGTACCCAGCGCAGCATTAAAAAATGGCAACCTGTTGTTGATGTATGCCTTGCGCAGAAAATATCACCCACGATTGCTGGGTACGCTGGCTATTCTCGAGCATACCGCACCCTATCGATTCGCAAAAACAGTACAAGCAATGCGCCGGTTAGGAATACCTGAGGATGTCATCTATTACCATGACATGCATATTCAGGTCGATGCAAATCATGGAAAGCAACTTATAGAAAGAGTGTTGATGACTCTCGCTAAAGATAATCCCGATATCATTCCGGAGTTATGTATCGGTTGCCTTGTCCGATATAACGTCGCAGTGGATTATTACAATAGTGTTGAAGCGGAAATGGATAAAATCACCTTACAA